Genomic DNA from Dehalococcoidia bacterium:
CTGGGCAAGCTGGGCGTCGCCACGGCCCCCCTTGCCAACATAGGCAACCATATTCCAGCGCAGCGCTGGGTCATGGAGAAGACGCTACGCATCCATCGCGAGGCGCCCCTGCCGGACTTCGCCAGGCAGAGCTTCTCCGCCTGGTTCAAGAGCCGGAAGCGCAGCCTCAGCGCGCCGGACGCCGTCAACGGGAAGGTGGCGCTCTTCTATACGTGCTTCGTCAACTACTACGACCCGGATGTGGCGAAGGCGGCGGTGCGCGTGCTGGAGCGCAGCAAGGTGGAGGTGGTCGTGCCGGAGCAACGGTGCTGCGGCATGCCGTACATGGACAGCGGCGATATCCAGTCCGCCAGGCGCAATGCGGAGGCCAACCTGAAGGTACTGGCGCCGCTTGCCCGGCAGGGCGTGCCCATCGTGGCGCCCGGCCCCACGTGCAGCCTCACGCTGAAGCAGGAATACCCGCACCTGACGGACTCGCCGGAAGCGAAGCTTGTCGCTCAGAATACATTTGACCTGTCCGAGTACCTGATGAAGCTGCACAAGGACGGCAAGCTGGACACCAGGTTCGCGCGGGGCGCGGGCAAGGTGAACTACCACGCGCCGTGCCACCTGCGCGCCCAGAACATCGGCTACAAGTCGCGCGACCTGATGCAGCTCCTACCCGACACGACGGTGAACGTGGTGGAGCGGTGCTCCGGGCACGACGGCGCCTGGGGCATGAAGGAGCAGTACTTCAAGCTGTCGCTCCAGGTCGGGCAGCCCCTCTTCGACGGCATGCGGGAGGGAGCGCCGGACGCGGTCGTGTCCGACTGCCCGCTGGCGTGCATGCAGATAGCACACGTCACCGGGCGCAGGCCGGTCCACCCCATCCAGGTCGTGGCCGCCGCGTACGGTCCGCCGGACAAAGAGACGTAGAACCTGTGGAAAACCCCAGGATTCTACGCTGGACTACCGAAGGCGCTCATGATTCGACAGGCTCAGCTTGAGGACCACCCCTCGTTCCTCCCACGTTTATAGCCGTCGCCAGCACGTGCTGGCGACGGCCGTACTGCGGGGGCAACGCACTCTACGACGTCTCCCCGTCCTGAGGGTCCAAAGGTGACCTCGAAACAGCGGCGGTCCTCCACTCGGGCGTTTCCCTCCCCTGGGGCAGGGCCCTTGACGGTGGATACGGATCCGCAATTTGCTCCGTTGCTCAGCAGTTACTCTTTGCCATCCCATACCCCTAGTCTACCAAAGACTGGATGAGGTTTTGCAAAAAGCTCTAGGCCACCCTGATATTGCACCACTTCCTGGGACTGTACTCAAACCTCAAAACTTGGCCGAGCAAAATGGGCAGAGAAACAGTTGACCTTCCGCTTGTAACAGAGTATAAATACAGCAACGCGGTACTGGGAGGGATAATGGGCCAGGGTTTTCGGCAAGGATATATTGTGCTTGGGATGAAGGGGAAGACGAAGGCCTCCACGCGAGATAAATGGAGCCAGGATCTGGACAACGTCTGGGATGAGATAGCACCGGTTATGCGGAAGCAAAAGGGCTTCCTAGGCGTGAAGGCACTTTGGAATATCGCGAATAACCAGGAAATGTTATTGTTGGCCTATTGGGAGCGTCTTGCTGACCGTTTGGCTTACGAAAACAGCGTGGCGGGCGGTCTCCGGGCGCGTATGGAGACGATACTCCAGGGAATGCCATCTCGCCCCAAATACCGCATGATCCGAGACACAAGAGTCGAGTTGAGTGACATCAAAGGCGGTCACTTGGTGACTAGTTTGACTGCCACGTCACGGGCTTCCTCTCCTGCAGAATTTGAACACGACTTAGGTAAAGTATGGGACCGACCAGGAAGAATTGACGCGTCGCATACTGACTCTCCTTTCCTAGGCGCGCAGGTTATTTGGAGCATTGATGGTACTCGCGAGGCGTGTCTTCTGACATTCTGGAGGTCTTTGGAGAAGCAGTCAACTCACGAGACCACTGCGCCCTTTCAGACTGGCGCGAAATTCCAGGAGATTCTCGAGCCTCCTATTGTGCATTCGCAGTACGTCATTATTAAGTCGGTTTAGAAAGGGCGTCGGCATTATCTTCATTTCTCGCCGATGTTCACAGCCGCGATTTCACAAATGAGAGCGTAGCGCCAATCGGTGGTCCACAATCCCAGCCGGAATAGAGGAGGGCGAATTTATGAATCCAGCATATCCCGTGCGGAATCCATGGCACCATCTTGGGCTTGTGTGCGCCATGTTATCCTTCATCCTTGCTGTTGCAGCCTGCGCTCCGGCCACTCAGGGCACGCCGACACCTGCTCTGACTACACCTGCAGCGTCCGCCGGAACAAGTCCGACTCCGCAACCGACTCCGGAACAGCCTCGCTACGGTGGCACCCTGACCATTAGCACAGTCTCAGACCCGGAACATTTTGATGTTCAACAGGGTTCCGGTATCAACGTGGTCATGCCGCTCGCTCCCGCCTACAATAGCCTTCTGTACTACGATTCTAAGACGGGATCCAAGATCGTTCCCGGGCTGGCCGAGAGTTGGGACGTTGCCAAGGACGGCCTCACGTACACGTTCAAGCTACGCAAAGGCATCAAATTCCACGATGGTACGCTGCTGAGTGCGGACGACGTTGCCTTCAATCTGGAGCGCATGAAAAGCCCGCCTAAAGGCGTAGTGAGCCAAGTCGGGCCTTACATGGTGACTGTCGACAAAGTCCAGACAGTTGGTGATGACACGGTCACAGTCACAATGAAAAACCCGTTCGCCCCCTTCTTGGCTGCATTGGTCTTGGACAGGGCGCCGATGTTCTCCCAAAAAGCCGTGCTGGTGACGGGCGACATGAAGACCACCGTCA
This window encodes:
- a CDS encoding anaerobic glycerol-3-phosphate dehydrogenase subunit C, whose product is MTLDMRKPEYWDDKGLDKELRRIFDICHGCRRCFNLCPSFDELFKAIDSKGEDVANMGQKDLRLVEDLCYQCKLCYNHCPYTPPHRFAIDFPRLMLRGKLIHVKTEGIPLRDRLMGNTDGLGKLGVATAPLANIGNHIPAQRWVMEKTLRIHREAPLPDFARQSFSAWFKSRKRSLSAPDAVNGKVALFYTCFVNYYDPDVAKAAVRVLERSKVEVVVPEQRCCGMPYMDSGDIQSARRNAEANLKVLAPLARQGVPIVAPGPTCSLTLKQEYPHLTDSPEAKLVAQNTFDLSEYLMKLHKDGKLDTRFARGAGKVNYHAPCHLRAQNIGYKSRDLMQLLPDTTVNVVERCSGHDGAWGMKEQYFKLSLQVGQPLFDGMREGAPDAVVSDCPLACMQIAHVTGRRPVHPIQVVAAAYGPPDKET